From Sphingomonas hengshuiensis, one genomic window encodes:
- a CDS encoding site-specific integrase produces MAEAPAAASPLRRRMIDDMSLRNLSPATQRSYLHAVTKFSRYFGRSPDRLGLEDVRAFQVYLVSQGISWPALNQAVCALRFFYGVTLDRAEIPERIVYARTPRKLPDILSADEVVRFLEAVPSLKARTALTTAYAAGLRASEAVSLKVADIDSDRMLIQVRHGKGAKDRTIMLSPQLLEILRTYWRLARPEGWLFPGRGDKPIDVQVLHSACRSATKAAGLVKRVSVHTLRHSFATHLLEGRVDIRIIQVLWGTTVCRRPRATRMRQQARSWGRRAPSIA; encoded by the coding sequence ATGGCTGAAGCCCCGGCAGCGGCGAGCCCGCTGCGTCGTCGCATGATCGACGACATGAGCTTGCGCAACCTGTCGCCCGCGACACAACGATCCTATCTTCATGCGGTAACGAAGTTCAGCCGTTATTTCGGCCGGTCGCCGGATCGGCTGGGGCTGGAGGATGTCCGCGCCTTCCAAGTCTATCTGGTGTCGCAGGGCATTTCCTGGCCGGCGCTGAACCAGGCAGTCTGCGCGCTACGCTTCTTCTACGGCGTGACACTCGACCGGGCGGAGATCCCGGAGCGGATCGTCTATGCGCGCACGCCGCGCAAGTTGCCCGATATCCTGAGCGCCGACGAGGTGGTGCGCTTCCTGGAAGCGGTGCCGTCGCTGAAGGCGCGCACCGCGCTGACGACCGCTTATGCTGCTGGATTGCGCGCCTCGGAGGCGGTGAGCCTCAAGGTGGCGGATATCGATAGCGACCGGATGCTGATCCAGGTCCGCCATGGCAAGGGCGCCAAGGATCGCACGATCATGCTGTCGCCGCAGCTGCTCGAGATCTTGCGGACCTATTGGCGACTGGCCCGCCCGGAGGGCTGGCTGTTTCCCGGGCGCGGCGACAAGCCGATCGACGTGCAGGTCCTTCACTCGGCCTGCCGTTCCGCGACCAAGGCGGCGGGCCTGGTCAAGCGGGTGAGCGTGCACACGCTACGCCACAGTTTTGCGACCCATCTGCTCGAAGGCCGCGTCGATATCCGGATCATCCAGGTGCTCTGGGGCACAACAGTCTGTCGACGACCGCGCGCTACACGCATGCGGCAACAAGCACGATCGTGGGGACGCAGAGCCCCTTCGATCGCCTGA
- a CDS encoding glycosyltransferase: protein MLVERQVRSNGLRVLIAERVVLRRLLSRSFREEKFGAFDHIVRVVAADVKQVEAMLLAGGLERAVARYLDPDIDDLEFVLEDAESIKPAETGQEARRLAIRLIADCVAMLRLLRLQADVDTAPFKAKEPLHQVARWLRKLRPDISQNLWQIGRGEVSDLAELEADAGTRVELYMSALRSSRTGPINLPTPEVVAPPPEAKRSGKPAAKAETAGRASKADAPAKPAPEPIENSFPVYLRTEACFNDYLPTFRSQSNALERVALRERSWRTRELLARTASEGIMAYDALVDFCRTIRGYSSARAAATLLGFDAHRARCMASLARIVANQGLSERDATDALEIYQALHAIAPQALRAIDYIQFCILKLARGEIDAASGLLEQSKLEQDNPLEAALLFSNILRAYTRQDAMGGANSFEHLQPLNLLYRKYGMEPVRRRESANPFSGLHAGPLDHYINDGPKVTVLMTTYNPTVDMSVAVNSVLAQSWRNLELIIIDDCSADDLFTTVKAWEERDPRIKVLRQSVNGGTYVAKNQGLAVADGEFITCHDSDDWSHPRKIEHQMETLARSDAPACSSQWVRASLDLEFLLFSGSGFLSYENPSSLLYRRDAIRDRVGFYDSVRTGADSEMKHRIETVFGKSVVEASEVPLAFGLVHDGALTANTLGRGWFSPERRFYRSAWRAWHDRIAEGSDDPYLPLETLPRRFEVPPGIRPNRPEPKPEGHREQFDVVMISDFRMGGGNTMSTLEEILAQNKGGLRTAICQVGAFRKGFFHKEFIDSKVQEAVSAGLVEWIDLSEQVDTKLLTIRYPGVFQFADRLESGIQPETVMVILNQPPAEANSLDRRYDVEDCRANIDRIFGRQQKWAPIGPAVRDAIDPASAIGLLTESDWVNIVDVSEYSGPRSGFVGDRPVLGRHGRDDYSKWPETREAVFQAYPDTPDFAVRILGGAASLKPLIGEQVPDNWTVLEFNSVRVPKYLETIDFFVFHHHPARIEAFGRTVIEAMAAGCVAILPPSFRPLFQDSVIYCSPAEVKAVAINLYKDLERFKHLSKKGYDFVCKNFGYEAHSSRLNLLGVGSRVIGD from the coding sequence ATGCTTGTTGAACGACAAGTGCGCAGCAATGGCTTGAGGGTACTGATCGCCGAGCGCGTTGTGCTGCGGCGGTTGCTTTCCCGTTCCTTCCGGGAAGAAAAATTTGGCGCGTTCGATCATATTGTTCGCGTCGTCGCTGCGGATGTTAAGCAAGTGGAGGCCATGCTCCTCGCCGGCGGCCTGGAGCGGGCGGTAGCGCGCTACTTGGATCCGGACATCGACGATCTTGAGTTCGTGCTGGAAGATGCGGAGTCGATAAAGCCGGCCGAAACTGGCCAGGAGGCCCGAAGGCTTGCGATCCGCCTCATCGCCGATTGCGTCGCAATGCTGCGTCTTCTGCGGTTGCAAGCGGATGTTGATACGGCGCCTTTCAAGGCCAAGGAGCCGCTGCATCAGGTAGCGCGCTGGCTGCGCAAGCTTCGTCCCGACATTTCTCAGAACCTCTGGCAGATTGGGCGCGGAGAGGTCTCCGACCTTGCCGAGCTCGAAGCCGACGCGGGCACGCGCGTCGAGTTGTACATGTCTGCGTTGCGGTCGTCCCGCACGGGCCCGATCAATTTGCCAACCCCGGAAGTGGTAGCGCCCCCCCCGGAGGCCAAACGGTCCGGCAAGCCGGCGGCCAAAGCGGAAACGGCGGGTCGTGCATCCAAGGCTGATGCACCTGCCAAACCCGCACCCGAACCCATTGAAAACAGCTTTCCGGTGTATTTGCGAACCGAGGCCTGTTTCAACGACTATCTGCCGACCTTCCGATCGCAGTCGAATGCCCTGGAGCGCGTTGCTCTGCGAGAGCGGTCATGGCGCACGCGCGAATTGCTGGCGCGGACGGCAAGTGAAGGTATAATGGCCTATGACGCGCTGGTAGATTTTTGCCGCACGATCCGAGGCTATTCGAGTGCGCGCGCAGCGGCGACGCTGTTGGGTTTCGACGCACATCGCGCGCGCTGCATGGCCTCTCTTGCGCGCATCGTTGCAAATCAAGGGTTGTCTGAGCGCGATGCTACCGACGCCCTCGAGATATACCAGGCCCTGCACGCGATCGCGCCGCAGGCGCTGCGCGCGATCGACTATATACAGTTCTGTATATTGAAGCTTGCTCGCGGCGAAATAGATGCGGCGTCGGGACTTTTGGAGCAGTCCAAGTTAGAACAGGATAATCCGCTAGAGGCGGCGCTGCTCTTTTCCAATATCTTGCGCGCGTACACTCGGCAGGATGCAATGGGCGGCGCCAATTCTTTTGAGCATCTTCAACCGCTCAACCTGCTTTATCGCAAATATGGAATGGAACCCGTCCGGCGACGGGAGTCGGCCAATCCTTTTTCAGGCCTCCATGCGGGTCCGCTGGATCATTATATCAATGACGGCCCCAAAGTAACCGTTCTAATGACCACCTACAACCCGACCGTTGACATGTCGGTGGCCGTTAATTCCGTGCTGGCACAAAGCTGGCGCAATCTTGAACTCATAATAATCGACGACTGTAGCGCGGACGATCTCTTCACCACCGTCAAGGCGTGGGAAGAACGTGACCCTCGCATCAAGGTTTTGCGGCAATCGGTCAACGGCGGCACTTATGTCGCGAAGAATCAGGGGCTCGCGGTCGCGGACGGCGAGTTTATAACCTGCCACGATTCCGACGACTGGTCGCATCCGCGCAAGATCGAGCATCAGATGGAAACGCTGGCGCGCTCTGATGCGCCGGCTTGCTCGTCGCAATGGGTGCGTGCGTCGCTGGATCTCGAATTTCTTCTGTTTAGCGGAAGCGGGTTCTTATCGTATGAGAATCCGTCCTCACTACTCTATCGGCGTGACGCGATCCGCGACCGGGTCGGCTTCTACGACTCGGTGCGAACCGGCGCCGATTCAGAGATGAAGCACAGGATCGAGACCGTATTCGGCAAGTCCGTTGTCGAGGCGTCTGAAGTGCCGCTGGCATTCGGCCTGGTTCACGACGGGGCGCTTACCGCGAATACCCTCGGTCGCGGCTGGTTTTCACCCGAGCGCCGCTTCTATCGCAGCGCGTGGCGCGCATGGCATGACCGGATTGCAGAGGGTTCGGACGACCCGTATCTGCCGCTGGAGACCTTGCCCCGACGTTTCGAGGTCCCGCCAGGCATCAGGCCGAATCGTCCCGAGCCCAAGCCGGAGGGGCATCGGGAGCAGTTCGATGTCGTAATGATCAGCGATTTTCGCATGGGCGGGGGCAATACCATGTCCACGCTTGAGGAAATTCTTGCGCAGAACAAGGGGGGGCTGCGAACCGCGATCTGCCAGGTAGGGGCGTTTCGTAAAGGCTTCTTTCACAAGGAGTTTATCGATTCCAAGGTTCAGGAGGCCGTGTCTGCGGGCTTGGTGGAATGGATCGATCTGAGCGAGCAGGTGGACACCAAGCTGCTGACGATTCGCTATCCCGGGGTCTTTCAGTTCGCGGATAGGCTGGAGAGCGGTATCCAGCCGGAAACGGTTATGGTCATCCTCAATCAGCCGCCCGCCGAGGCAAACTCGCTGGACCGCCGCTACGATGTCGAGGATTGTCGCGCCAATATCGACCGCATCTTCGGCCGCCAGCAGAAATGGGCGCCGATCGGTCCAGCGGTGAGAGACGCAATAGATCCTGCCAGCGCAATTGGTCTCCTGACCGAAAGCGATTGGGTGAACATCGTTGACGTCAGCGAGTATTCGGGCCCTCGTAGCGGGTTCGTAGGCGATCGCCCGGTGCTCGGGCGTCACGGCCGTGACGATTACTCAAAATGGCCCGAGACGCGGGAAGCTGTCTTTCAGGCGTATCCAGATACCCCCGATTTCGCAGTCAGGATTCTGGGCGGTGCGGCATCGTTGAAGCCGTTGATCGGAGAGCAGGTCCCTGACAACTGGACGGTGCTGGAATTCAATTCTGTAAGAGTACCGAAATATCTTGAAACTATCGACTTTTTTGTGTTCCATCACCATCCAGCACGTATCGAGGCGTTCGGGCGAACTGTGATCGAGGCGATGGCGGCGGGGTGCGTTGCCATCCTGCCCCCAAGCTTTCGGCCGCTGTTCCAGGATAGCGTGATTTACTGTTCGCCGGCAGAAGTTAAAGCTGTCGCAATTAATTTATATAAAGATTTGGAGAGGTTTAAGCACTTAAGCAAAAAGGGCTATGATTTCGTTTGTAAAAATTTCGGATACGAAGCGCATTCTTCGAGACTAAATTTGCTGGGAGTTGGCTCTCGCGTAATAGGCGATTAA